From the genome of Trachemys scripta elegans isolate TJP31775 chromosome 2, CAS_Tse_1.0, whole genome shotgun sequence:
ATTAAGCATATATGCAGTGCAATAATGCAGGGGAATGTTAATTtgttaacaaatttattaattttcattATCTCTCAATACAGATCAATTATAAATAATTCTGTAAGTACAGAAAGACCTACATTTTGGGCCAGAAGTAAAGTAGTAGCAGGAAGCTACTTTCACGTGGAAGGTTTCAGCACATCCATTTTGAGAGCTTTTAGGCCTGGAAGCTATCTGCAGTTCCTTGTAGGTACAATAGAAGCTGTCAGATGACTGACTGGCCAGCATTCTCCCAGAAAAGGTGAGGGCTTGAGATTACCATGTTCTATAAATGTGTTTCACAAACAGCATATTTCTGCACACGTTCACGCGTCTTTCGCTGACTGCAAACATACCCACCACCCTGGTACCCCAGCCCTCACATACCAACCCCCACTCTGAACATCCCTGTCCTCTGTACcgtataaaacattaaaatattccctTCCCCTTCTGAACCCCATAGACATGCCATCCATATCCCCCGCACTCCACATGCTCCTCCCTCCTTACCTGGCACTTCATGCCCCCAGCCTACCAGCCCAGAACCTCTTACACCCCATGAGCCCCTTAATCCAGTGCCCCTCTCACCCCATGCCCCTTAACTCAGTGCCCCTCGCACCCCATGCCCCTTAACTCGGTGCCCTTTGCACCCCCATTACTCTCGCACCCCATGCCCCTTAACTCGGTGCCCTTCGCACCCCCACGCCCCACACGCTCCTTAGCCCGGCGCCCCTCCCACCACACGCCCCACCCCGCGCTTCCCATTCATTCCCTGTGACCTCTAGTTGCCCGCAGCCCCGGCTCGCTCACCTCGGCTCCCCCCACGGCCCGGCCCGCCCGGGACCCGGAGCCGAGTCGCGGCCCTTCGGCCTCCAGCAGGCTCCGGAGGGAGCCGAACGCGGGCGCCCGGGAGAAGCAGCAGCGCCGCCACCATAAGGCCATGGCGTCTCCCAGCAATGCTGCCGCCCGCTCCGCCTCCCGGCCCCGCCGCGACCCGGAAACGCTGCTCAGCCGCCCTTTCCCCCGCCGGCCAGGTCCGGGCAGGGCGCAGCCGGGGAGGGGTGGAGCCTCCTTCGGGGAGGGGGTGGCGCCATGGCGGGGATACgtggggagggtgaggagcaggggcagccaggccctATCTACAGCCCTTCACCCCCGCGCCCTCGGCCCCTGCAGCCAAGGGGGTCCCTGGAAAAAGACACCGCCCAGCCCGGGGTAGGCACAGGCGGGCAGAGCGCCCGCCGCCCGGACCGGGGCACGGCCCGGGGAGACGCTCCCCGGCAGGGGCAGACAGATAATTCCCAATCCCAAGTACTCCCTCGGTGTGTCAGGACGTAGAAGTGCAGCTAAAGCGTGGCGCTGcaggctgctcctggggcagggctTGTGCCGCCTTCCCGTGTGAATGAGTCACACGCTCTTCGCGGGCGCCTTGCCTGTTTTCTGAACTGTGCTGGGTCATGCAGCTGAGCCGGTGGGATGGTCAGGCCGTCaggttttttaaatggtttttgaGAACCTTCTCCAGACCAGGCCGTTTCCCGGCACAACCAAGTCACCTGAAAACCAGTGTTGAGCAGTTCTGGAAAACCCTTTCAGAACAATAGGCAACTTGCCACTGTAGAATAGATGGGGCTAGAGAGAtgaagagggagggaagaaaatATCTCTAGTTTATGAATTAATAtattagaagggaccattgtgatcatctagtgtgacttTAATGAGTTGTTTCCTTGATTGAAGGATCTTTCCTGCAGAAGAAGAGCCTCGGTCCATTACTACTGTTTTGACTCCTGGGTCTGTACTGACTGGCAATCTTAGTTTAAAGCAAAGTTCCAGTGTCAGTATGTCCAGGCGCCATTGCGTCCCCTGGTTGCTCACCTGGGTGGTGCTGATCTGGCAGGCTGGATGCTGCCTCCAGGATTCCATAGGAGCAGTGGGGAGTTTCAGCCATGTGCGTCCTTTCAGCAATAAATCAAACTTTGACCAAGGTTAttgtgaaagaaaaagaaaaacaaacagtttttgtgtgtggagcCTTTCTTCAGAAAGCCTCATAGGTACATTATATATTGCACAAATATGTTTGTTTGATGGACTGTGCTCTTTGTTAAAATGCTTATTAAATTTGCCTGCAGCTTTATTTGGAAAGAACTGGATTTGGTGGTTAGGGAGAGACAGTGTCAAGCTCATGTACTACTTTAAAAATTACAAGGAACGTTGGCCACAGCAAGCTATTTACTCCTTTTATCTTTGTATTAGAGATTTGTAGCTGTGTTAAACAATACCACTTATCCAGTGAAGGGCCAGGGCTGTCCCCGTTGTGTATTAATGCAAAATTGGGTGTGTTTACAGGATTGTATGCAATAATATACTGTAATATTGAACTGCAGGGGTAACCTACTCAGATACTAAATTGCATGtgattgtaaaaaacaaaaaacaaaagtgcCCTTTTTGACGGCCacccaaaacagatttttcagtggTGGTATTTGAATAACACTTCTAGAAACAAATTTCAAgagttataaatattttattaacaatcactgtatattttttgtgaaaatgtctATTAGGAAATTTAACACAGGTACATTTAGCAAAGGATTGTTAAATGACTGTAGCCAAAATGTTAGATTACTTTTAACGTTAGTTTGTTGTGATAAAACGTGCTATTCTGGCACTTCTGTCTCTAGCCAGCATGGGAAATAGCCCTGAGGGAATATTTGAATTTGGAATGGACAGCTATTCTGCAGCAAGCGCCATAGACTGTGCGCCTGGCTATGGCTGCTTTGCACTACACGAAGGAGTCTTACAGTTGGCTAACTGGCTACCTGGGGATCACTCTTGCACAGGGGAATCTCCAGATCAGTATATTGGCTGTGTGTCACCTATGCTTATGGACTCTATAAGGGGCTTCAATTGTGTTGCTTCATTGCATAGGGGACTTTGATTGTGGGGGAAAGAGGGTGTGGTTACACTTGGGGAATTCCTGGCAGCTGAAATGGccttttaggctatgtctacacagcaaagaaaaacccttgGCTGCCCCATACCAGCccactcaggctcgcagggctcaggctatggggctattTTATTGCTGTATAGATTTgcaggtgggagggtcccagaggttGGGCTGTAGCCCAGTCCCAGGAGCGTACACAGCAATGCAGACGCCACGCAGCCagagccccacgagcccaagtcagctggcaaggGCCAGCAATGGGTTTTTcttggctgtgtagacatacccttagtggccATTATGACTGTGTGCAATTTgtagcagccctgaggctgttctaaattgcatggggggggggcaaattgaCCACCAGTTGACCCTAGATTTGTTTTGGAGGGTATAAGTAGTATAAACTACTTGTCTGCTCTACACTGTAGACACATGAGGATCCAGCCCTTACTGTCTAAAATATGGATATATTTCAGTTGTGCTGTTTATTTGGCCCTGTGttgtctatttttattttgactttaaGGGAAATAATATATCTGTAATAATGTGGTTAattcataacattttttaaaaagtgcattggATTTTTTACAGCTACACTGCCTGTTGATACTATTCCAGAAAACTCAATTCGTGAAGTACGAGATTGCATTTTTTCAATAGCCTATCCTACTCCTTTTAGATCTAGAGTTCTTCTTGTAGCAGTTTCAAAggttagattttatttatttcttagaATATAGTGTTCCTGTTTTATTAATATGTATctttaaaattaatagaaaatttTGAACACAAAATGTATTATGTATATAGTGCACCTTCATTTTAGTGGTGTCTCTTATTAACTCAAAGAATAGCGTGAACAAAATCTCACTGCCATCGGAACTTCGGTAACGTTTACATAATTTCTGCTTTTCAGGATGTTCTGGAAGGTATTTTGGACCTTGATGTATCTGTCAAAGAAACAGATGATTTTCTCCAGCTTGTCAGTGGTGGGAAAGTGGTTTTAGGGTCTATTCCTCTGGCCCATAGGTATGGAGGCCATCAGGTAACAATAATACCTGTTTTTCCACATGATAATATGCATTTATGTGTTAGCCTTAACCATTTGAATTATGTCTTGAGAATCTGTAAAAAACTCAGTGCTCATTGAGGAGGGCTAGATTGTAATTTTACATTCTGTCTTGTGTAAGGGGCAACAGGCAGAAAAGGGAGGGAATTGTAAATCTTGGTTAGTTTCCTCTTGTGAgtaaacccattgacttcagtaaatcTTCAAGTGTAAGCAAACAGTAAGCATGTGCAGGATTATGTTGAAACGTGTTTGTGGAGTCAATCCCTTAATGATTACCTGAGCAACTATAGCATTATTTGTATCATATAGGTCATGTTAAGATATATGTTAATGATGTCCCAACGTGTAAATGATAGCAAGAAGAAAatgacttaatttttttaatttcttttcttgttAGTTTGGTAGCTGGGCAGGTCAGCTGGGTGATGGAAGAGCCCACTTGATTGGAGTGTACACAAACAGGTACAgcatgctttattttaaaatgatcgTATAGCTCTTTATGTACCGTAATATTTAGTTGACATGTGGATATCCCAATATGTATCATCGTAAATACTACTGTTGTTTTTGTAGGTATGGTGAGAGATGGGAATTACAGTTGAAAGGTTCAGGAAAAACTCCATATTCAAGGTACAGAACAGTTAATTCACACAGACAGAAGTTTGATGTTTTctctacatattttaaaacaaaagacaaaatattCCCAATCCATTTGTTCTCTGTAGAAATGGTGATGGAAGAGCTGTGCTTCGCTCTTCTGTGCGAGAATTTTTGTGCAGTGAGGCCATGCACTACCTTGGAATTCCTACAAGCAGAGCAGCTAGGTATTACCCATCATTTCTCTTTTGCAACATTCAAGTTTATGGAAACTATGAAGTTGAGTTTTGGGATTGGGCTTTTTTGGCTTGAGCTATGCATCAGTGAAGTGGAGTAGCTAATGTCTTAGAGATTTTTTCTAAATGCAGAGTTACAACTAGTGCCAAAATATACCCCTCCATTTTTGGAGATTGGTAAAACTGCTTAATGATTGCTAGGTTTGAGAATTTTCATTACGAATTAATTCACTTTTGCCTCTGAAGTaatttgcaaatacatttttgttgATGCTACTATTTGCTATAACTTTTCTCTGTTATGGGATGAACAGCTGTGCATGGATGCCAGGAAGGGTGAGAGATGGTTGtgttttaaagggacaccatcaacttgaaatctactCAGTTCTCAAAaatgagttaaaattaatttgagAAATGACACCTGCCACTAACTTCCCCCTCCATTGGCTGGTATTAGTATCacaatttctatttaaaatttttttttttttactctcacCTGTTGCTGTATGAGAGACCTGCACAAGGAGCAGGGTGAACTGACTGACTCAGATCCTGATCCTATAAGTAATATGTCCACACTTTATGTGTATGAgtagtcagtgggactactcatgcatAAAATAAGCAcctgtgtaagtctttgcaggatcagagcctaaatcaCTACGCATGAAAAAGGGTGAAAATGACAATCTGCAAATATTATCATATACACAAAGTAAACAAGATGTTTCTGGTTAAAATTGTGACATTTATTTTGTGTTCCAAAATAGAATTGGTCATGTCTGGGGGCTCATGTGTTTCAGAGTCCACAGACAGTAAACATTCTGCAGAAAATGCATTGTACTCAGCTGTCACAATGCAAACTCTTGTGGTTTCTGTCCTTGCAGAGTTTTAACACATTTGCTCTGCTGGAGTGCAATGTTTGTAAATAACATGTTGGAAGGTCTGTTCACTCATTTCAACAAAAGGTCCCAAAGTGTCAGTAATTGATGCAAAACCACAAATCTGTGTGGACATCAGTGTGAGAGCCTATGGCAAGGTTATGTCCTTCCTTTACTGTTGTCTTGACAAATTGTTCACTTCAGAGATACTATCAAACATTATTCCTTAACTGTGTGCTAATTCTGCTGTATACAAAATATTCCTTAGCCCACTACACTTGGCAAGTTGGTAAAGTGTCACTGAAATGATTGTATAAGGCTGTTCTGTAGACTCTTTCCACCAGACTTGTTTTATAAAGTTTTCACTTGAAGAAACCCAGCTGATATCCATATTCTTCCCAATAGGGAACTGTTGTCTCAACAATTTTAATTCATTTACAAAGTTCTTGCTGAGTCTTGGCAGAAATGTGGGAAAGGGCCATATAACTCAGCCAAGAAGAGCATCCTACAGGTGGGTCATGCCGTTAACTTCATGTGCTATGTTCCCAACTGGAAGTTGCAGTCTACATCTGCAGTAGTGCCAGATAAAGAAAATATCTTCATCTGGCACTACTGCAGTCATAGTCTGGGGCTTCTAATTGGGAAAACAACACATTAAGTTAGTGGGGTGAACCCACCTGTAGGgtgatctttatttttaataaggattcagggtgaaattcatcttgCCTATATACAGAGTATACAATATACTCAATATTCAGAATGTAGGACAGTGTGTATAAGAAGCCAGAGGAGGCTAAGCTTCCCCAAAGAAGGCTGGCCATGCAGGGAGGAAATCCCATAGATGCGGCGCGAGTCACCCCTCCGTAGGCGTGCCTGCCCACTGCTATCTTTGAAGCGCCGAAAGTGAAGCTCCATAGAAATGGGCGGGGCCGTGCTCCGTGcgtccccactctgcctcttttcCCAAGGCTCGtccctcgctctgcctcttctcacactcactctgcctcttcccccgaggcctcCCCTGTCCGCTGCTCActcctttcctcccttccccccccatcacTCACCTAAGGCAGGAAAAAGTGATGAGGCCATGGCCCTATGGTGGCCCCCCCCCGTTCTTGGAAGGGGGCGGACAGAGAGAAGCGAGCGGTGGATGGGCAtggcctcaggggaggaggcggggaggaGCGAGCGGTGAGTGGGGGGGACCTTGGGgtagagggaggagaggagcaagtggagggcggacagggccttgggggaggaggtggagaggagtgagcagcgggcgggtggggttttgggggagggggcaggaagaagcgGTGCAAGGGTGAGGCcttgggagaagaggtggggtggggcttcTAGGTTGCTTTGGCGCTTGCATATGAGCCTCCCCAAACGGAGGACATGTGCTGCCTGTCTCTGGGCCTGTCCCCAAGTGTCCTTACCCACCAACTGTGGGGGCCAGTGTGAAGGCTGTTTCCATGGTGCTCATTGGGTGCGTAGGGACCCTTGCTGCACAGCCGGCCAATCCTTGTGTTGGCCATCCCACCAGGACAAATATCACCCTTTGTAAGGAAGTAACCAATCGCTGATATTCCCCTTTCACTAAACTGGCGGATGCGCCATCAGTAGTAAAGGAAGTCCTATTACTGTGTAGGACATTTGCAGTAAACCTATTAGCACTCGGGTAATCCAAAAGATCTAATGAAATCTCTGCAGCTGTATTTCTGTTGAAGAAAGTAGAACTGGAGATTCTCCTCCACTGCTTTGAGGCACATAGTCAGGACTGATCATTTGCTTGCTGGCTTCCCTATTGCTATTCATTCCCTGTTACTGAGATTTTTGCCAATTTCTCTTGAATGCTTgagattttcttcttttcatttctgCTAAAATCTGACTCCTACCAGTGCACATTCCCTGACTAATGTACTCATCCGATATGGCTATGTCCAAATCAGTCTTTGTTCAGCAAAAATTCCCCCATGTTGCTAATACCAGTACACCTCCACTAGTGTCAGCAATACTGGGAGTAGAAGACAAGGCTCCAGACAGCTGCTGGCACTTTATCTACTGTGACTTCTAAACTTGCTCAGAGCAAATCTACCCAAAACAGTGGTTAAAACCCTGGCAGCTGCTATCTTTGCTCGTGCTCTCACTGTTGCTACCGCTAGTGGAGCCATAGGCGCCAGCTTCCTCTGGGCCCGGGGGGTGCTCAACCActtgctccaccccaggccccacccaattgcttcccccaagcccccatctCCATCCcgcttcttcctgcccccaggcccgcccccaccctgtccccaaGTCCTCATCcgagccccacctcttcccacccagttccgccccctcccctgagcatgccacgtcccctccctcccagagcctcctgcatgccgtgaaacagctgatcccagcaggcgggaggcactggggggaggggtaggagggaactggctgctggtgggtgctaagaaCCCGCtacttttttttccatggatgctccaaggctggagcacccacagagtcagcacctatgagtgGAGCGGTACTAGTTTTAGCAATAATGGAaattttttctgaaaaaaggctaatgtagacATTGTCTATGTAAAATCCACTGAGTTACCGTACATAAAAGGTCAGCAAGGAACTTCTGGTAGGAAGCTCACCATGAGGGTCCTTTGACTTTGAAATTGACTCCCTACAACCCTTGGCAGAAATAATCCATCTTGTTTTGCCTTTAGGGCACACAGCAAAATTCATTTATATGGCTAGAAGGAGGGTTGAGTCTTGTAAGGCAAATGAGGGAGTCTGGATTTTTATCTGACGGGGATAAGGTTTTTCAGCAGCCAAAGTAgggaaatttcattttgtggattttttttttaaatgtagaggaAAGTTGGTGGTGAGACTACTAGTATGGTATCACTGGTTCGAATGAAGATGGAAACCTACATTGTGATAtcagtttttggtttttaattttctttcagtcAGCTGGGAGTCTGAgactattgttatttattttacagcAGTATCAGTCAATACTTGGAATCCCAAccatgttaggtgctgtacagcacgaatttaaaaaaaaaaaaaaaaaagacagtccttgcacCAGAGCTCACAATTTAAGATTATGACAAGTTGGCACAGATGAAAGAAACAGACAGAGGATGGGTTGTGGGGTTGGAGGATAAGGTAAAGGTGAAACAAACACATTTTGCTAATAAGCTGTAGCCTCATCTTGTCACCTGCCTACATCATTTCTAAAGACTTAATCATACCAGCACACCAATTActcatctttttctttcttctttaaaatgaaatacgatcgtaaaatatttttgcaaaatatttttcatgagaCAACTTTCATGGCTTTTTATCTTCTCTTACAGCTTAGTTGTAAGTAATGATGATGTGTGGAGAGACCAGTTTTACAATGGAAGTGTTAAAAAAGAAAGAGGTAATCgatgcatttaaaatattctccAGTGATTTTTTACGTTGTGTACTTGGAAAGTGCACTATATTTTTAGAACGAAAATATGCACCAAATCATCTCATTTCCAGAGAGTCCTTATTTAGATACTATACTTCCTCCTGAGAAAATCAGCCCCCAAAtgtttcttaatttaaaattCCTGTGGTCAAGGCTGCTGTTGGTGTGGCATACCTGACCTGCGTGTGTatcttctctttcaaaatttgacCACAACAACCACAGCAAAAGAGATAAAGGGGGAATTTTGATAGAGCTCCCCTccagcagtgtcctctttttgggaacctgaaatatggtaaccttagTCTTAACTTAATTATTGCTACAAAATACTTGCTCTCTGAGGTAGGGAGAGGGCAGAAAAGATGTTAAAGGGAGAAGCTGAAATTGCTTATGATTTTTATGCCAAATAAAAGTGGATGTGTTGGAGGAAAAGGgtgtggggacagggcaggaatGGAAGGGGAAGCAACAGGGTTGTTTCAGTATCTTCCCctggaaaaggtttagaagagggggaaaggagtccagaagacctggctgtattttaaagaatccttattgaggttgtaggaacaaaccatcctgatgtgtagaaagaatagtaaatatggcaggcaaccagcttgacttaacggtgaaatccttgctgatcttaaacacaaaaagaagcttacaagaagtggaagattggacaaatgactagggaggagtataaaaatattgttcaggcatgcaggagtgaaaacaggaaggccaaatcacacttggagttgcagctagcaagggatgtgaagggtaacaagaagggtttctagaggtatgttagcaacaagaaaaaggtcagggaaagtgtgggacccttactgaatggaggaggcaacctagtgacagatgatgtggaaaaagctgaagtactcagtgctttttttgcctcagtcttcacagacaaggtcagctcccacactgctgtcctgggcaacacaatatggggaggaggtgagcagtcctcagtgtgaaagaacaggttaaggactgtttagaaaagctggacatgcacaagtccatgggtccagatctaatgcatccaaagaTGCTGAGAGAATTGGCTgaggtgattgcagagccattatctttgaaaactcgtggcgatcgggaAGGTCCAGGATGATTGgagaaaggcaaatatagtgcccatctttaaaaaagggaagaaggaggatctggggaactacaggccagtcagcctcacctcagttcctggaaaaatcatggagctggtcctcaaggaatcaattttgaagcacttcgaggagaggaaagtgttcaggaacagtcagcatggattcaccaagagcaagtcatgcctgactaacctaattgccttctgtgatgagataactggctctgtggatgatgggaaagcagtggacgtgttattccttgactttagcaaagcttttgatacggtatcccaagtattcttgccagcaagttaaagaagtatgggctggacgaatggactataaggtggatagaaaactggctagatcatcgggctcaacggtaatgatcaatggctcgatgtctagttggcagctggtatcaagcggagtgccccaagggtcggtcctggggccggttttgttcaatatcttcattaatgatctggaggatggtgtggattgcaccctcggcaagtttgcagatgacactaaactaggaggagtggtagatacgctggagggtagtgTGGAAGAAACTAACTTCACTCTCAAGTTGGAAGCAACAAAATCAGAGACAGCTTTATTCAGGACATGCAATTGCAAGGGAAGAACACAGCTGACAGagagcatctctgcctcagtttccccaaagtactctgttgctttttacagattcagactaacacggctacccctctgatactggggaggaaggaatctccttccttagaggtttttaaggtcaggcttgacaaagccctggctggaatgatttagttggagattggtcctgctttgagcagggggttggactagatgacctcctgaggtccctttgaatcctgatattctatgattctaagaggcaTGCAACTTGCAATAGATTAACGGAAAAATCTGGAACATAGCAATGCCCAGAGAAGacttttctctttccccccttTATTCTTTTAGTATGTTTGTCTTATTTCTCTGCTTTAAGTTAGTTGATTAGGGCCCTCCATAACAATCCTGCTATATTCCTCTGTTTGAATTAGCATTGTGTGACCAGTGATGCTATTTCTGACTGGATGCTTTTTCTTGAACCTTTAATTTGTGTGCTTCtaggcttaaattttcaaaagtgaataggGACCCAAAaccactaatcacttttgaaatttAGGCCCTTCACTCCCTCTGTTTCATTTCTTTTGTCTCTTCCATTTTCCTCTTCATTGTTTGCTTCTTActcatttttccctttttcttcttgggattaaatgcacatttttttatATCATATAAGCTCCTGTTCCTTTTTAAATGGGTTTATATGTGTCAGTCATTTTCAAGcaaattaaacagtgttaaaataTTTGTGCAGGATTTAATGTACACACACTCATTTGATTTTTAGTTGTTTTatctgtttatttataaaaatgcatgtgtatgtttgtgtatatatacaaacatacacatgcattgctttttatatatatatatatatgcatatttctgtgtgtgtacatatatattcTTGTTGCTGCATTGGTTATCTTAACTTGCTGATACTCTATTTAAATTTAACATATATGTTTATGTTTAAGGTGCAATAGTCCTGCGTGTTGCCAAATCGTGGTTTCGTATAGGTTCCTTGGAAATTTTAGCTCATTCTGGGGAACTGGACTTGCAAAGGTTAGAATGAAATCTTCATAGTAATATCAATAAAACCTATTCAAACATGTATGTACAGTAGTAATTTAAGAAGATCACTTATTGGACTGATTCACCTgattttgctatttatttataa
Proteins encoded in this window:
- the LOC117872109 gene encoding protein adenylyltransferase SelO-like isoform X4, which codes for MSRRHCVPWLLTWVVLIWQAGCCLQDSIGAVGSFSHVRPFSNKSNFDQGYCERKRKTNSFCVWSLSSESLIATLPVDTIPENSIREVRDCIFSIAYPTPFRSRVLLVAVSKDVLEGILDLDVSVKETDDFLQLVSGGKVVLGSIPLAHRYGGHQFGSWAGQLGDGRAHLIGVYTNRYGERWELQLKGSGKTPYSRNGDGRAVLRSSVREFLCSEAMHYLGIPTSRAASLVVSNDDVWRDQFYNGSVKKERGAIVLRVAKSWFRIGSLEILAHSGELDLQRTLLDFVIQEHFPSVNMNDSNRYLDFFSRVVLETANLMALWMSVGFAHGVCNTDNFSLLSITIDYGPFGFMESYDPNFVPNTSDDERRYKIGNQANVGMFNLNKLLQALKPVLDRRQKQLAFQILEGYSEHYYTRFTELFRAKLGLLGESEDDNYLIAFLLKLMEDTKADFTMAFRQLSEITQDQLKELRIPQ